The following coding sequences lie in one Vibrio sp. BS-M-Sm-2 genomic window:
- a CDS encoding OmpA family protein — MKKLMIGSIVISTLQFSLIANAKEGISVYCDTLFSEYQHSVTVDDVVGIAQHRQGFLQIEQSSDSSELKQALAGQSNLGMNQSGCKTWISNQERQGLLARLHFGFDQHNLTPMGSKALSQLAGELKTNGSAITVDGHTDSTGEAGYNQALGLQRALTTSDGLIADGVEKNRLVIRSFGESEPIASNATPEGRAKNRRSEIWASTNDASELEN; from the coding sequence ATGAAAAAGTTAATGATCGGTTCAATCGTCATATCGACATTGCAATTTAGCCTTATCGCCAATGCAAAAGAAGGCATCAGTGTTTATTGCGATACTTTGTTCAGTGAGTATCAACACAGTGTCACGGTTGATGATGTCGTTGGTATTGCACAACACAGGCAGGGCTTTCTACAAATAGAGCAGTCGTCTGACAGCAGTGAGCTAAAACAAGCGTTAGCTGGTCAATCCAATCTAGGTATGAACCAGTCAGGATGTAAGACTTGGATCAGTAACCAAGAGCGTCAAGGGTTATTGGCTCGCCTTCATTTTGGTTTTGACCAACACAACTTAACGCCGATGGGCAGTAAAGCATTGAGCCAACTCGCAGGCGAGTTAAAGACTAACGGCAGCGCGATTACGGTGGATGGCCACACTGACAGCACTGGCGAAGCAGGTTACAACCAAGCGTTAGGGCTTCAAAGAGCGCTGACTACGTCGGACGGTTTAATCGCGGATGGTGTCGAGAAAAATCGCCTTGTGATTCGTTCGTTTGGTGAAAGTGAACCGATCGCGTCTAACGCAACGCCAGAGGGTAGAGCGAAGAATCGACGCTCAGAAATTTGGGCCTCTACGAATGATGCTTCTGAATTAGAAAATTAG
- a CDS encoding LysR family transcriptional regulator has product MKNTDFSLIPYFVVMMEELSISNTAKRFGVTQPAISKALNRLKETYDDPLFVKTKEGYRPSSFCYDIYPQIKQAYDAFESTFPSKRKFDPTKIERSFNVACISGATYSLMKRVSDILYAETPDIGLHVDPYYTADIILDLRQHRYDLCIVHTPINDPAMECIQLSNEGMVVAYDKNHPRLGDEITLEEYLAEKHVLHSMWDTKESPLTKTSKYAKNRKVARKAPGPFEMLDMVRGTDWLCISQESIIERFGLMDDFKLSPLPFESDLGTEYLVWHKSRNADMAHSWFRKKIIDASQKKPQWGFN; this is encoded by the coding sequence ATGAAAAACACTGATTTTAGTCTGATCCCGTATTTTGTTGTGATGATGGAAGAGCTGTCTATCTCGAATACCGCGAAACGTTTTGGCGTTACTCAGCCCGCGATTAGTAAGGCACTCAACCGATTAAAAGAAACCTATGATGATCCGTTGTTCGTTAAAACTAAGGAGGGTTATAGGCCGAGCAGTTTTTGTTATGACATATATCCACAAATAAAGCAGGCATACGATGCCTTTGAATCTACATTCCCAAGTAAACGAAAGTTTGACCCAACAAAAATTGAACGGTCGTTTAATGTCGCTTGTATTAGTGGTGCGACTTATTCATTGATGAAGCGTGTATCGGATATTCTTTACGCAGAAACGCCAGACATCGGTCTACATGTTGATCCTTACTACACCGCAGACATCATTCTTGATCTGCGCCAACACCGCTATGATTTGTGCATAGTTCATACACCGATAAATGACCCCGCAATGGAGTGTATTCAGCTCTCGAATGAAGGCATGGTGGTGGCTTATGATAAAAACCATCCTAGATTAGGGGACGAGATTACATTGGAAGAATACCTTGCAGAGAAGCATGTTCTTCATAGTATGTGGGATACCAAAGAGTCACCATTAACCAAAACCAGCAAATATGCGAAGAATAGAAAAGTTGCGCGAAAGGCGCCCGGACCTTTTGAAATGCTTGATATGGTCAGAGGGACGGATTGGCTTTGTATTAGTCAGGAATCGATAATTGAAAGGTTTGGTCTGATGGATGATTTTAAGTTATCACCGTTACCATTTGAATCAGACCTTGGGACTGAGTATCTGGTGTGGCACAAGAGTCGCAATGCAGATATGGCCCATTCATGGTTTAGAAAAAAGATTATTGATGCCTCACAAAAAAAGCCCCAGTGGGGCTTTAACTAG
- a CDS encoding LysR family transcriptional regulator yields the protein MMLDINLLKTFVTLAEYKHFGKAANALHMTQPNVSLHLKQLEQQTRIKLIERSPFQLTQAGERLLETSQRTLLELQICQADLNAINDLKIGTLTIAVSDIISRFLLIRPFQKFKAQYPGIDLTLLNTTSSQASSLVKNAQADIGFVIAKEQHNESLYFTKLQELSWCALGDGLDRQGSDCSTENEVKEAEADPELTLILLGHDTRTRDFIDEGLPSLNLPNHRVMEVGSVDAQIDWAEAGFGVAIVPEFAVSTKPHLNSKVTPLINFSSTSLGYIVRQNQVLSKATKQLLGWVNDEITLLQNK from the coding sequence ATGATGCTTGATATAAATTTGTTGAAGACGTTTGTGACGCTAGCGGAATACAAGCATTTTGGGAAAGCGGCCAATGCGCTTCATATGACACAGCCCAATGTGAGTTTGCACCTGAAACAATTAGAGCAACAAACACGTATAAAGTTGATAGAGAGAAGCCCATTTCAATTGACTCAAGCGGGTGAGCGGCTATTGGAAACAAGCCAAAGAACGCTACTCGAACTGCAGATTTGTCAGGCCGATCTCAATGCCATCAACGACCTTAAAATAGGGACGTTAACCATTGCTGTGAGTGACATCATTTCTCGATTCTTGTTGATTCGTCCGTTCCAGAAGTTCAAAGCGCAGTATCCCGGTATTGATCTTACGCTATTGAATACCACCTCATCTCAGGCATCGAGTTTAGTTAAAAATGCTCAAGCGGATATTGGTTTTGTTATCGCCAAAGAACAGCACAACGAGTCACTCTATTTCACTAAGCTGCAAGAGCTTTCTTGGTGTGCACTTGGTGATGGTTTGGATAGGCAAGGCTCTGATTGCTCGACAGAAAATGAGGTTAAAGAAGCCGAAGCTGATCCCGAACTAACCTTGATCCTACTGGGTCATGATACGAGAACCCGCGACTTTATTGATGAAGGTTTACCTAGCCTGAATCTACCCAATCACAGGGTGATGGAAGTAGGGAGTGTTGACGCTCAAATCGACTGGGCAGAAGCGGGTTTTGGTGTGGCTATTGTCCCCGAATTTGCGGTATCAACTAAGCCTCACCTGAATTCAAAAGTGACACCATTGATCAACTTCTCGAGCACCAGCCTCGGTTATATTGTTAGGCAGAACCAAGTGTTGTCGAAAGCGACCAAGCAGTTGTTAGGCTGGGTGAATGATGAGATTACTCTGTTGCAAAACAAATAA
- a CDS encoding adenylosuccinate synthase: protein MPSIVVVGANWGDEGKGRIVDFLADQASASIRFQGGNNAGHTVVNDFGTFKLHQLPSGIFNPDCTAVLGPGMVISPAALTEEIAEVQAAGIKVKMAISDRATLCLPLHALEDTLEEERLGDGAYGSTRQGIAPAYGDRVMKKGILVGWLNQPEILEQRIQFLLDWKMPQLKALYPQCDFTQTASEMTEWLLEVTKAWRPFICNVTEPLKALQSQDANLLFEAQLGAGRDLVYGEYPWTTSSNVTAAYAGIGSGLPALRPERVIAVAKSFSSSVGTGTLVTAMEEQDSFRESSNEYGATTGRPRDMGYFDAVATRNGVDLQAATEIALTKIDCLSGLSELKICTAYSGEHTENPIWPQTAELKPVYEDMAGWDEDITGCRTFESLPQAAQDYVTRIEELMGVPIVMVSVGPEREQMIIRG, encoded by the coding sequence ATGCCATCTATTGTTGTTGTAGGCGCAAACTGGGGCGACGAAGGCAAAGGCCGTATCGTTGATTTTTTAGCAGACCAAGCTTCTGCTAGCATTCGCTTTCAAGGCGGAAACAATGCTGGCCATACCGTAGTAAACGACTTCGGAACCTTCAAACTGCACCAGCTACCAAGTGGTATTTTTAATCCTGATTGTACGGCGGTTCTTGGCCCAGGTATGGTGATCAGCCCTGCTGCGCTAACTGAAGAGATTGCAGAAGTACAAGCGGCTGGCATCAAAGTGAAAATGGCGATTTCAGACCGTGCGACACTGTGTCTACCTTTACACGCCCTTGAAGATACGCTTGAAGAAGAACGTTTAGGCGATGGTGCTTACGGCTCAACACGTCAAGGTATTGCACCAGCGTACGGCGATCGCGTAATGAAGAAAGGCATTCTTGTCGGTTGGTTGAATCAACCTGAGATTTTAGAGCAGCGCATTCAGTTCCTGCTTGATTGGAAGATGCCTCAGCTCAAAGCGCTATACCCTCAATGTGACTTCACTCAAACCGCTTCTGAAATGACAGAGTGGCTACTTGAAGTGACTAAAGCTTGGCGTCCGTTCATTTGCAACGTGACTGAGCCGCTTAAAGCACTTCAATCACAAGACGCAAACTTACTATTTGAAGCTCAATTAGGTGCAGGTCGTGACCTTGTCTACGGTGAATACCCATGGACGACCTCTTCTAATGTAACTGCAGCTTACGCAGGCATTGGTAGCGGTTTACCCGCTCTTCGCCCTGAGCGCGTTATTGCCGTTGCTAAGTCATTCAGCTCATCAGTGGGTACTGGCACGCTTGTTACGGCAATGGAAGAGCAAGACAGCTTCCGCGAAAGCTCTAACGAATACGGTGCAACAACAGGTCGCCCACGTGATATGGGTTACTTCGACGCAGTAGCAACTCGCAACGGTGTTGACCTGCAAGCCGCGACTGAGATCGCACTGACTAAGATTGATTGCTTGTCTGGTTTATCTGAACTTAAGATCTGTACGGCTTACTCAGGTGAACACACAGAGAACCCAATTTGGCCGCAAACTGCCGAGCTAAAACCTGTTTATGAAGATATGGCAGGTTGGGATGAAGACATCACGGGTTGCCGCACGTTTGAGAGCCTTCCTCAAGCAGCACAAGATTACGTAACTCGTATCGAAGAGTTGATGGGCGTGCCAATTGTAATGGTATCGGTAGGTCCTGAGCGCGAACAAATGATCATTCGTGGCTAG
- a CDS encoding diguanylate cyclase domain-containing protein yields MLFDKFSSEGMQRNIDVDTWVSILDNIRDIMDASNAGIIMISDLSCSGSESVWSSSNISCNQHKSKISLFCEYVHNENRTVYLSGHAGGDSVSAKGADAYKSFCGVPVRDIDEEVFAVLLVFDLSPTRYTESQVNLIENISTLLRSEILLKEESRILYKNSHFDIMTTLLNRRGFFHEFNKANISDGEIVCLYFDLDNLKYINDTYGHFKGDDYISGFASCIKNNSKYNTISARVGGDEFIVVIHSEEPGYARELVKKIHAEFNDFIEGFRCDDEVSLGFSYGFGTADSRSFNIINLIKSSDENMYLNKKNKI; encoded by the coding sequence ATGCTTTTTGATAAGTTCTCTTCTGAAGGGATGCAAAGAAATATCGATGTCGATACTTGGGTATCTATATTGGATAACATACGAGACATAATGGACGCATCGAATGCGGGCATCATCATGATCTCTGATTTGAGTTGCTCTGGTTCTGAGAGCGTGTGGAGCTCCTCAAACATATCGTGTAACCAACATAAGAGCAAAATTAGCCTCTTTTGTGAGTATGTGCATAACGAAAATCGCACGGTTTATTTGAGTGGTCACGCTGGTGGTGATTCCGTTTCTGCAAAGGGAGCGGATGCCTATAAGTCTTTTTGCGGGGTTCCTGTTAGGGATATAGATGAAGAAGTGTTTGCGGTGCTCTTGGTGTTTGATTTAAGCCCAACAAGGTATACCGAAAGCCAAGTTAACTTGATTGAGAACATATCGACTCTATTGCGTTCTGAAATTTTGTTAAAAGAAGAGAGCAGGATTTTATACAAAAACAGTCACTTTGATATCATGACGACGCTGCTTAATCGAAGGGGCTTTTTCCATGAATTCAACAAAGCAAACATCAGCGATGGAGAGATCGTTTGTTTGTATTTTGATTTGGATAACCTGAAATATATCAATGATACGTATGGTCACTTCAAAGGTGATGATTACATATCTGGCTTTGCGTCATGTATTAAAAATAATTCAAAGTACAACACTATATCGGCCAGAGTCGGTGGTGATGAATTCATCGTCGTCATACACTCAGAAGAGCCTGGGTATGCTCGTGAATTGGTCAAAAAAATTCACGCTGAATTCAATGATTTCATTGAAGGATTTCGTTGTGATGATGAGGTTTCGCTCGGCTTTTCATATGGTTTTGGTACTGCTGATTCTCGAAGCTTCAATATCATTAATCTAATAAAGTCGTCCGATGAAAACATGTACCTCAATAAGAAAAACAAGATTTAG